The proteins below are encoded in one region of candidate division KSB1 bacterium:
- a CDS encoding peptidase S10, with amino-acid sequence MAGWLSIRAAVLLVAGAISAYGQQGGTVADSARAERSSKEPKEELRVTTHRVRIAGEEIVYRATAGTLLLKEEDGKPKASIFFIAYEKQGVTDPRTRPLTFSFNGGPGSSSVWLHLGLLGPRRVLLDDEGNPPPPPYRLVNNEYSLLDVTDLVFIDPVTTGYSRAVPGEDPRQFHGVDEDVVWVGEFIRLYTTRFMRWASPKFLIGESYGTTRAAALAGHLQERHGMYLNGIMLISAILNFQTANFAVGNDLPYILFLPSYTATAWYHRRLPPELQSDLVVALRRAEGFAMGTYATALMKGDALTEAETGAVADSVAMLTGLSEVYVRQSNLRIAMARFVKELLRLERRTVGRLDSRFKGIDRDAAGERYEFDPSYAAIQGPFTATLNDYVRRELKFESDLPYEILTGRVSPWNYAPYQNRYLNVAETLRKAMSMNPYLRVFVACGLYDLATPYFAAKYTVEHMELDPSLRGNITVRCYEAGHMMYIHKPSLVALKEDLASFVRNAIQQ; translated from the coding sequence ATGGCCGGGTGGTTAAGTATCCGGGCCGCTGTCCTGCTGGTTGCGGGCGCAATTAGTGCTTATGGCCAGCAGGGAGGAACTGTTGCAGATAGCGCGCGCGCCGAGCGGTCCTCCAAGGAGCCAAAGGAGGAGCTGAGGGTAACTACCCATCGGGTGCGGATTGCGGGGGAGGAAATCGTCTATCGCGCCACGGCGGGTACCCTGTTGCTCAAGGAGGAGGATGGCAAGCCAAAGGCATCGATCTTTTTCATCGCCTATGAGAAGCAGGGAGTGACTGACCCCAGGACGAGACCCCTCACGTTCTCATTCAATGGCGGCCCTGGTTCGTCCTCGGTGTGGCTCCACCTGGGGCTCTTGGGTCCGCGCCGCGTGCTCCTAGACGACGAGGGGAACCCACCGCCTCCCCCGTACCGCTTGGTGAACAACGAGTACTCCTTGCTGGATGTAACCGATTTGGTCTTCATAGACCCAGTGACTACGGGCTATAGCAGGGCTGTGCCTGGCGAGGACCCCCGTCAATTCCACGGCGTCGATGAAGATGTGGTCTGGGTTGGAGAGTTTATTCGACTCTACACCACCCGCTTCATGCGTTGGGCTTCGCCCAAATTCTTGATAGGCGAGAGCTACGGCACCACTCGCGCTGCGGCACTGGCCGGACATCTGCAAGAACGCCACGGCATGTACCTGAACGGCATAATGCTCATCTCGGCCATTCTTAATTTCCAGACAGCCAACTTTGCTGTGGGCAATGACTTGCCGTACATTCTTTTCTTGCCTTCTTACACTGCTACCGCCTGGTACCATCGACGCTTACCACCCGAGCTGCAAAGTGACCTGGTGGTGGCATTGCGACGGGCAGAAGGATTTGCCATGGGAACGTATGCTACGGCATTGATGAAGGGAGATGCGCTTACCGAAGCCGAAACAGGTGCTGTCGCTGACAGTGTGGCCATGCTCACCGGTCTGTCAGAGGTCTATGTTCGCCAGAGTAACCTGCGTATTGCGATGGCTCGTTTTGTCAAGGAACTCCTGCGCCTCGAGCGGCGCACCGTGGGCAGGCTGGACAGCCGCTTCAAGGGTATCGACCGCGATGCGGCTGGGGAGCGCTACGAGTTCGACCCCAGTTATGCGGCGATCCAGGGGCCGTTTACGGCCACGCTCAATGACTATGTGCGAAGAGAACTCAAGTTCGAAAGCGACTTGCCCTATGAGATTCTCACCGGACGGGTGAGCCCTTGGAACTATGCTCCCTACCAGAACCGCTACCTCAACGTAGCCGAGACCCTGCGCAAGGCCATGAGTATGAACCCGTATCTCCGGGTTTTTGTCGCATGCGGCCTCTATGACCTGGCTACTCCCTACTTTGCCGCCAAGTACACCGTCGAGCACATGGAGCTTGATCCGTCTCTGCGCGGCAACATCACCGTGCGCTGCTATGAAGCGGGCCACATGATGTACATTCACAAGCCGTCGCTGGTGGCGCTGAAAGAGGACTTGGCTTCGTTTGTGCGCAATGCGATTCAGCAGTAG
- a CDS encoding ABC transporter permease: MSTALIVFKKELIETLRDRRTLVTMVAIPLLVFPLLVGGMARFTVTRIRTAQERTLRVAVMPQGGADDFAKWLAQRADVTPCAVGDFDDGMQRIERGELDALVVIANDFEERIRTLSAGQVDLYYRATERRAAEVTRMLAILDEYGDTLRAARFARLGLGPTVHQTIVVQEHNIATPRAKIAETIGGFLPYLFIIFCFTGCMYPAIDLAAGEKERGTLETLLTTPAGRFEILLGKFLVVVMVGLVAAGLSMVGLYIGLQQFRGLPPEFMRALLVIVEPHAILIVLSLLVPLAVFFAGLLLSVSIVARSYKEAQSYVSPLLMVVFLPGIIGTLPVLQLNLVTAMIPVLNVTLATKAVLAGRASPVLLTTVYAVMAAIAMGSLWLCAKIFGKESSIFQRA; the protein is encoded by the coding sequence ATGAGCACGGCGCTGATTGTCTTCAAGAAGGAACTGATAGAGACACTTCGGGACCGGCGGACACTCGTCACGATGGTGGCGATCCCGCTCTTGGTTTTCCCGCTGCTGGTAGGCGGCATGGCAAGGTTCACGGTGACGCGAATACGCACCGCGCAGGAGCGCACGCTTCGCGTGGCGGTCATGCCACAGGGAGGCGCCGACGATTTTGCCAAATGGCTGGCGCAGCGTGCGGATGTGACCCCTTGTGCTGTCGGGGACTTTGATGACGGAATGCAGCGCATAGAGAGGGGCGAACTCGACGCCCTTGTCGTGATCGCCAACGACTTTGAGGAGCGTATACGCACGCTCTCTGCTGGTCAAGTGGACCTGTACTATCGTGCAACCGAGCGCCGCGCCGCAGAGGTGACCAGGATGCTTGCGATACTCGACGAGTACGGCGACACGCTCAGGGCAGCGCGTTTCGCGAGGTTGGGTTTGGGGCCCACCGTGCACCAGACAATTGTGGTCCAGGAGCACAATATTGCTACGCCGAGGGCAAAAATCGCAGAGACTATCGGTGGCTTTCTGCCCTATCTATTCATCATATTCTGTTTCACTGGCTGCATGTACCCGGCCATTGACCTTGCGGCGGGGGAAAAGGAGCGAGGCACCTTGGAGACCCTGCTCACTACGCCGGCCGGACGTTTTGAGATTCTCCTCGGCAAGTTTTTGGTGGTGGTGATGGTGGGACTTGTTGCAGCAGGACTTTCAATGGTGGGACTCTATATCGGTCTGCAGCAATTTCGAGGTCTACCTCCTGAGTTCATGAGAGCCTTGTTAGTCATCGTGGAACCTCACGCGATTCTCATAGTCCTGTCGCTGCTCGTGCCGTTGGCAGTTTTCTTCGCCGGGTTGTTGCTCTCCGTCTCCATTGTTGCTCGTTCGTACAAGGAGGCGCAAAGTTATGTTTCGCCCCTACTGATGGTCGTATTCCTGCCCGGGATAATCGGTACTCTGCCGGTCCTTCAGCTCAACCTGGTAACGGCCATGATACCGGTACTGAATGTTACCTTGGCCACAAAAGCCGTGCTGGCGGGGAGAGCCTCCCCTGTTCTACTCACCACAGTGTACGCGGTGATGGCTGCCATTGCGATGGGTAGCCTGTGGTTGTGTGCAAAGATCTTCGGGAAAGAGAGCTCCATTTTTCAGCGTGCCTAG
- a CDS encoding ATP-binding cassette domain-containing protein, which produces MIEFKDVWKTFPLSARQRSELGLEAEERVLHAVAGVSFTCRPGRVFTLLGPNGAGKTTALRMVATLMRPTAGQISVLGMDVTERPQEVRRRIGFLTGTTRPYERLTPNELMRYYADLYGMDEELFKRRRNELFELLGISEFANRRIGKLSSGMRQRVSIARTIIHDPEVVVFDEPTQGLDVIAARHIIQLIRDCRQAGKTVLFSTHIMGEVSLLADDVAILHRGRICFLGTYQDLVTNMRAKTLEDEFVRIVQEAGA; this is translated from the coding sequence GTGATTGAGTTCAAAGATGTGTGGAAGACGTTTCCCCTTTCCGCCCGCCAGCGGAGCGAACTGGGGCTTGAGGCGGAGGAGCGCGTGTTGCATGCGGTCGCTGGGGTCAGCTTCACGTGCAGGCCCGGCCGCGTGTTCACTTTGCTGGGACCGAATGGGGCCGGCAAGACGACCGCACTGCGCATGGTGGCGACACTCATGCGCCCAACCGCAGGCCAAATCTCCGTCTTGGGTATGGACGTGACCGAGCGGCCGCAGGAAGTGCGCCGACGGATCGGCTTTCTGACCGGCACCACCCGCCCATACGAGCGTCTAACCCCCAATGAGCTGATGCGTTACTATGCCGACCTCTACGGCATGGACGAAGAATTGTTCAAAAGGCGCCGGAACGAGCTCTTTGAGCTCCTGGGCATCAGTGAGTTTGCCAACCGCCGCATCGGCAAGTTGTCAAGTGGCATGCGCCAGAGAGTTTCGATTGCTCGCACCATCATCCACGACCCGGAGGTGGTGGTGTTCGATGAGCCCACGCAGGGGCTGGATGTCATTGCCGCCCGCCACATCATCCAGTTGATTCGCGACTGCCGTCAGGCGGGCAAAACGGTGCTTTTCTCGACGCATATCATGGGCGAGGTGAGTTTGTTGGCGGACGATGTCGCTATTCTGCACCGGGGCAGGATCTGTTTTCTGGGCACCTACCAGGACCTCGTGACGAACATGCGTGCCAAGACCCTCGAGGATGAGTTTGTTCGAATAGTGCAGGAGGCGGGCGCATGA
- a CDS encoding class I SAM-dependent methyltransferase, producing MDIFSLLAPVYDRLIPVADLETLRGLLGLPCRGALLDLGGGTGRISRHFCKEAEKIVVVDLSLAMLRKGKLVPKVYRVAADAAHLPFRPASFACALVVDALHHFPRQEETIAELVTVLASGGRVVVEEPDIARSVVKVLVWVERLMRMRSRFLPATSIADNLAARGLDVHIRRGSSFAVWVTGRKDNAALGRRPLAGTKPE from the coding sequence GTGGACATTTTCTCGTTACTCGCCCCGGTCTACGACCGGCTGATCCCGGTGGCGGACCTGGAAACACTCCGTGGGCTCCTAGGCTTGCCTTGCCGGGGCGCCCTCCTCGATCTCGGCGGTGGTACAGGGCGGATTTCGCGCCACTTCTGCAAGGAAGCCGAGAAGATCGTGGTCGTCGACCTCTCACTTGCCATGCTGAGGAAGGGGAAACTGGTCCCCAAGGTCTACCGTGTGGCAGCGGATGCGGCTCATCTTCCGTTTCGACCTGCGTCATTTGCCTGTGCGTTGGTAGTGGATGCCCTTCACCACTTTCCCCGCCAGGAGGAGACTATCGCAGAGTTGGTCACAGTGTTAGCTTCAGGTGGCCGTGTCGTAGTGGAAGAACCGGACATAGCAAGGTCGGTTGTCAAAGTGCTAGTGTGGGTAGAGAGGCTGATGAGGATGCGCAGTCGTTTTCTGCCGGCCACGAGCATCGCCGACAACCTGGCCGCACGCGGTCTCGATGTCCACATTCGGCGAGGGTCCTCGTTTGCGGTATGGGTTACAGGGCGCAAGGATAACGCCGCTCTGGGCAGAAGACCTCTGGCTGGGACGAAGCCCGAATGA
- a CDS encoding YitT family protein, which yields MNTTLRRGTWLRLRALRDYLWITVGSFIMALGIGVFLVDAHVVPGGVSGLSMTIHYLSGGAIPVGALMWVLNVPLYIWGVRQLGPQFGARTFYGFTTNSLFIDFVRGAIPGLGGLRLQQSAAIRSLQEHDFLFLVLCGGVLLGIGLGIIFKFKGSTAGSDIVAAVLQKNHGVKPGQAIMLIDFAVISLAGAVIHWRGLAVTKPVLVLTLYAFFLLFVSSRLIDVILDGMDYARSALIVSNKSDQVAEAIMNDLSRGATALKGRGLYTGQDREILYTVVSRKEINQLIELVKAIDPHCFMIINNVHEVLGEGFKRRV from the coding sequence ATGAACACGACACTTCGCAGAGGCACGTGGCTGCGCCTTCGGGCATTGCGCGATTATCTCTGGATCACTGTGGGGTCATTTATCATGGCTTTGGGCATCGGCGTTTTTCTTGTCGATGCCCACGTGGTTCCGGGGGGAGTAAGCGGCCTATCGATGACCATCCACTACCTTTCCGGCGGGGCAATCCCCGTGGGTGCGCTGATGTGGGTGCTGAATGTGCCCCTCTATATCTGGGGCGTACGACAGCTTGGGCCACAATTTGGCGCCAGAACCTTTTACGGCTTTACCACCAACTCGCTGTTCATCGACTTTGTTCGAGGTGCAATTCCTGGTCTTGGGGGGCTCCGCCTGCAGCAATCCGCTGCGATTCGCTCTCTTCAGGAACACGACTTTCTGTTTTTGGTCCTGTGTGGTGGGGTGCTGTTAGGCATCGGCTTGGGGATCATTTTCAAGTTTAAAGGGAGTACTGCCGGCTCAGACATCGTAGCCGCCGTTCTCCAAAAAAACCATGGAGTGAAGCCAGGACAGGCGATCATGCTTATCGACTTCGCGGTGATTAGCTTGGCCGGAGCTGTCATCCATTGGCGCGGTCTTGCGGTAACCAAGCCTGTCCTGGTGCTCACGCTCTATGCCTTTTTCTTGCTGTTCGTATCCAGTCGGCTGATCGACGTCATCCTCGATGGCATGGACTATGCGCGATCGGCTCTGATCGTGTCCAACAAGAGCGACCAGGTGGCAGAGGCGATCATGAATGACCTCAGCCGTGGTGCCACTGCCCTCAAGGGGCGTGGGCTTTACACTGGTCAGGACAGAGAGATCCTTTACACCGTCGTCAGCCGGAAGGAAATAAATCAGCTCATAGAGTTGGTGAAAGCTATCGATCCGCATTGCTTCATGATCATCAACAACGTGCACGAAGTGCTTGGCGAGGGGTTCAAGCGGCGGGTATAG
- a CDS encoding phosphate-starvation-inducible PsiE family protein: MTKFLNLYERWVTLAVVVMMTVAIAAATVELAVVLVKELLRPPVLLLDITEMLEVFGFFLMILIGLELLATVRAYLRHARLCVEVVFLVAMIALARKVIVIDYKETPPLVLVGIAALILSFAVGYVLLRRVHRSARAEEPGAAPEEPAQEARESCV; the protein is encoded by the coding sequence ATGACCAAATTCCTCAATCTTTACGAGCGGTGGGTAACCTTGGCCGTGGTCGTAATGATGACGGTGGCCATTGCGGCCGCCACCGTGGAGCTGGCTGTGGTCTTGGTTAAGGAGTTGCTCCGCCCGCCAGTGCTCTTGCTGGACATTACCGAAATGCTGGAAGTGTTCGGGTTCTTCCTGATGATTCTCATCGGCCTTGAGCTGTTGGCCACGGTGCGCGCCTATTTGCGGCACGCGCGGCTATGTGTGGAGGTAGTTTTCTTGGTGGCCATGATTGCTTTAGCGCGGAAAGTGATCGTCATCGACTACAAGGAAACGCCGCCGTTGGTGCTGGTAGGGATTGCGGCTCTCATCCTTTCCTTTGCGGTGGGGTACGTCCTCCTACGCAGGGTGCACCGCAGCGCCCGCGCAGAGGAACCTGGCGCAGCGCCGGAGGAACCGGCACAGGAAGCAAGAGAATCCTGTGTGTAG
- the nifU gene encoding Fe-S cluster assembly scaffold protein NifU, whose protein sequence is MSDITSEYSEKVMDHYEHPRNVGVVENANGVGVVGNPACGDVMKLTIRVEDNRIVDAKFKTFGCGAAIATSSMVTEMVKGKTIEEALAITNKTVAEALGGLPKVKMHCSVLAEDALKAAIDDYRKRVAAGEKV, encoded by the coding sequence ATGAGTGACATAACCAGTGAGTACTCAGAAAAGGTGATGGACCACTACGAGCACCCTCGCAACGTGGGGGTGGTGGAAAATGCCAACGGCGTCGGTGTGGTGGGAAATCCCGCCTGTGGCGATGTGATGAAGCTTACCATCCGCGTGGAAGACAACCGCATCGTAGATGCCAAGTTCAAGACATTTGGCTGCGGCGCCGCCATAGCGACCAGCTCCATGGTTACCGAAATGGTCAAGGGGAAAACCATCGAGGAGGCATTAGCCATTACGAACAAGACCGTAGCCGAGGCATTGGGTGGGCTGCCGAAAGTGAAGATGCACTGTTCGGTGCTCGCCGAAGACGCACTCAAGGCCGCAATTGACGACTATCGCAAGCGAGTGGCAGCAGGCGAGAAGGTGTGA